One region of Trinickia violacea genomic DNA includes:
- a CDS encoding BufA1 family periplasmic bufferin-type metallophore — protein MESRFRQQALLAVVLASVAATAAAATQDDEKEKKVQCFGVAKAGQNDCGNGTHSCSGLAKVDNDKFDFKFVPRGTCDKMGGVVDS, from the coding sequence ATGGAATCAAGATTTCGTCAGCAGGCTCTCCTTGCCGTTGTGCTCGCGAGCGTAGCCGCGACAGCCGCCGCGGCTACGCAAGACGATGAAAAGGAAAAGAAAGTGCAGTGTTTCGGCGTTGCCAAGGCGGGTCAGAACGATTGCGGGAACGGCACGCACAGCTGCTCGGGACTGGCGAAGGTCGACAACGATAAGTTTGACTTCAAGTTCGTGCCAAGAGGCACGTGCGACAAGATGGGCGGCGTCGTAGACAGCTGA
- a CDS encoding PRC-barrel domain-containing protein, whose amino-acid sequence MSGGLSRQYVTRRIPVLVLLSTLAGCSALFGPKPAPETEQPAAPPEAASEPEAPASAPEVASAPVVEPKHEVAEAKRPPPKKPIYRPTQRPREPVAPPAPPAPPAPPPLITTRLLSQEQTHGLLDTKVQRPDGKIIGRAIDMSTDASGKPTSILVNLTGFMGIGDRKVRFPWSAFRFGPSPKKTPITLDIGPNEAPAAEESRSRTKDARAASKPGSAREPLTLPVIDATVERRNGDRVGRVIDVLIDANAQPQAAVLDVGSLIGHDRRSIAADWSALRFVAKDDELELQMDLTDAQIDAAPPYDADKPVRAVSPAPAVPAAAPRAAAPAAPGGASPGLASATRPQR is encoded by the coding sequence ATGAGCGGCGGTCTTTCCCGTCAATACGTAACCCGGCGTATTCCGGTCCTCGTACTGCTGTCGACGCTCGCGGGCTGCAGCGCGCTATTCGGTCCGAAGCCGGCGCCCGAAACCGAGCAGCCGGCCGCGCCGCCCGAGGCGGCCTCCGAACCGGAGGCGCCCGCATCGGCGCCTGAGGTCGCATCCGCGCCGGTTGTCGAGCCGAAACACGAAGTCGCCGAGGCGAAACGTCCGCCGCCTAAGAAGCCCATCTACCGACCGACGCAACGCCCGCGCGAGCCCGTTGCACCGCCCGCGCCGCCTGCGCCGCCGGCCCCGCCGCCGCTCATCACGACGCGGCTGTTGTCGCAGGAGCAGACGCACGGCCTGCTCGACACCAAGGTGCAGCGTCCCGACGGCAAGATCATCGGCCGCGCGATCGACATGTCCACCGACGCGAGCGGCAAGCCGACCAGCATCCTCGTCAATCTGACGGGCTTCATGGGCATCGGCGACCGCAAGGTGCGCTTTCCGTGGAGTGCGTTTCGCTTCGGTCCGTCGCCGAAGAAAACCCCGATTACGCTCGATATCGGGCCGAATGAGGCGCCTGCGGCCGAGGAATCGCGGTCCCGCACCAAAGACGCGCGCGCCGCAAGCAAGCCAGGTTCCGCGCGCGAGCCGCTGACGTTGCCCGTGATCGACGCGACGGTCGAGCGCCGCAACGGCGACCGCGTGGGCCGCGTGATCGACGTGCTGATCGACGCGAACGCGCAGCCGCAGGCGGCGGTGCTCGACGTCGGCAGCCTGATCGGCCATGACCGGCGCAGCATCGCCGCCGACTGGTCCGCGCTGCGCTTCGTCGCGAAAGACGACGAACTCGAACTGCAGATGGATCTGACGGACGCGCAAATCGACGCCGCTCCGCCCTACGATGCCGACAAACCCGTGCGCGCGGTATCGCCCGCGCCGGCCGTGCCCGCCGCTGCGCCTCGCGCCGCCGCACCGGCAGCGCCGGGCGGCGCCTCGCCCGGTCTCGCGTCGGCGACGCGCCCCCAACGGTGA
- the dusA gene encoding tRNA dihydrouridine(20/20a) synthase DusA: MTSLPRSSPRRVSVAPMMDWTDRHCRSLHRLISRHTWLYTEMVTTGALLYGDVARHLAFSAEEAPVALQLGGSEPDDLARSAKLGEQWGYDEINLNCGCPSERVQRGAFGACLMNEPQLVADCVKAMRDAVSIPVTVKHRIGVDAVEEYEFVRDFVGTIAEAGCEVFIVHARNAILKGLSPKENREIPPLKYEYAYRLKRDFPALEIIINGGIKTLDEVDAHLQHVDGVMLGREAYHNPYVLAEVDARFYGATEPPRTREQIEADLIRYCADELAGGTFLGAITRHALGLYRGVAGARGWRRVLSDNKKLAARDLAIFDEARNYLREPIEFID; encoded by the coding sequence ATGACGTCATTGCCTCGTTCCAGTCCTCGCCGCGTATCGGTAGCACCCATGATGGATTGGACGGACCGTCACTGCCGTTCGCTGCACCGGCTGATCTCGCGCCATACGTGGCTGTACACGGAGATGGTGACGACCGGCGCTTTGCTTTACGGCGACGTCGCGCGCCACCTTGCGTTTTCTGCCGAAGAAGCGCCGGTCGCGCTGCAACTCGGCGGCAGCGAGCCCGACGACCTCGCCCGCTCGGCGAAACTCGGCGAGCAATGGGGCTACGACGAGATCAACCTGAATTGCGGCTGCCCGTCCGAACGCGTGCAGCGCGGCGCATTCGGCGCCTGCCTGATGAACGAGCCGCAGCTCGTCGCCGATTGCGTGAAGGCGATGCGCGATGCCGTGTCGATCCCGGTGACGGTCAAGCATCGGATCGGCGTCGATGCCGTCGAAGAATACGAATTCGTGCGCGATTTCGTGGGCACGATCGCCGAGGCGGGCTGCGAAGTCTTCATCGTGCACGCGCGCAACGCGATCCTGAAGGGCTTGTCGCCGAAGGAAAACCGCGAAATCCCGCCGCTCAAGTACGAATACGCGTACCGCCTGAAGCGCGATTTCCCGGCCCTCGAGATCATCATCAACGGCGGCATCAAGACGCTCGACGAAGTCGACGCGCATTTGCAGCACGTCGACGGCGTGATGCTCGGGCGCGAGGCGTACCACAATCCGTACGTGCTGGCCGAGGTCGACGCGCGCTTCTACGGCGCGACCGAGCCGCCGCGCACGCGCGAGCAGATCGAAGCGGACCTGATCCGCTACTGCGCGGACGAGCTTGCGGGCGGCACGTTCCTCGGCGCGATCACGCGCCATGCGCTCGGCCTCTATCGCGGCGTGGCAGGCGCGCGCGGATGGCGCCGCGTGCTGTCGGACAACAAGAAGCTCGCCGCCCGCGATCTGGCGATTTTTGACGAGGCGCGCAATTATTTGCGCGAGCCGATCGAATTTATCGATTAA
- a CDS encoding universal stress protein codes for MASYKKILLCYDGTREGRKALRCGADLALDLKAETHLLSVVDMRTSIAQSAGLLTDVACGRFEDAAREILQEGVNWLTERGVQAHGHFAFGHPIDEIANLASEIQADLVVVGHRCRSGLSRWWMGSGNTQLLDRVSCSILVACSTPQEQRKEAETEAAMAAEAGTVR; via the coding sequence ATGGCAAGCTACAAAAAAATTCTGTTGTGCTATGACGGCACGCGTGAAGGCCGCAAGGCGTTGCGCTGCGGCGCCGATCTCGCACTCGACTTGAAGGCGGAGACGCACCTGCTGTCGGTCGTCGACATGCGGACGAGCATCGCCCAGAGCGCCGGGCTCTTGACCGATGTCGCGTGCGGGCGCTTCGAAGACGCCGCTCGCGAGATTCTTCAGGAAGGCGTGAACTGGCTGACCGAACGGGGCGTGCAGGCGCACGGTCATTTCGCGTTCGGCCACCCGATCGACGAGATCGCCAATCTCGCCAGTGAAATCCAGGCCGATTTGGTCGTGGTTGGTCACCGCTGCCGCAGCGGCCTGTCGCGCTGGTGGATGGGTTCGGGCAATACGCAGTTGCTCGACCGCGTATCGTGCAGCATTCTGGTGGCGTGCTCGACGCCGCAAGAGCAACGAAAAGAAGCGGAAACCGAAGCGGCTATGGCCGCCGAAGCGGGTACCGTGCGTTAA
- the nodI gene encoding nodulation factor ABC transporter ATP-binding protein NodI yields the protein MSDVAIAFQEVEKHFSGKAVVNGLSFHVRVGECFGLLGPNGAGKTTSIKMLLGMSEPDAGMIRLCGEPIPERARFARQRVGVVPQFDNLDPDFTVRENLLVFGRYFGLSSAQTRAMVPTLLEFARLENKADARVGELSGGMKRRLTLARALINDPDVLIMDEPTTGLDPQARHLIWERLRSLLARGKTILLTTHFMEEAERLCHRLCVIEEGQKIAEGAPKELIEAEIGCEVIEIYGADPAALRDELAPFAVRMEISGETLFCYVRDPQPVHARLDGRAGLRYLHRPANLEDVFLRLTGREMQD from the coding sequence ATGTCTGACGTTGCCATCGCGTTTCAAGAAGTCGAAAAGCATTTCAGCGGCAAAGCCGTCGTGAACGGTCTGTCGTTTCATGTGCGCGTCGGCGAATGCTTCGGTCTGCTCGGACCGAACGGCGCCGGCAAGACAACGTCGATCAAGATGCTGCTCGGCATGAGCGAACCCGACGCCGGCATGATCCGGCTCTGCGGCGAGCCGATTCCGGAGCGGGCACGTTTTGCGCGTCAACGCGTCGGCGTCGTGCCGCAGTTCGACAATCTCGATCCCGACTTCACGGTCCGCGAAAACCTGCTCGTGTTCGGGCGCTACTTCGGTCTCTCGTCGGCGCAAACGCGCGCAATGGTGCCGACGCTGCTCGAATTCGCGAGGCTCGAAAACAAGGCCGATGCGCGCGTCGGCGAACTGTCGGGCGGCATGAAGCGGCGCCTCACATTGGCGCGCGCGCTCATCAACGACCCGGACGTGCTGATCATGGACGAGCCCACGACCGGTCTCGATCCGCAAGCGCGGCATCTGATCTGGGAGCGTCTGCGTTCGCTGCTCGCGCGCGGCAAGACGATCCTGCTCACGACGCACTTCATGGAGGAAGCCGAGCGGCTCTGCCATCGTCTGTGCGTCATCGAGGAGGGGCAAAAGATCGCCGAGGGCGCGCCGAAAGAATTGATCGAGGCGGAGATCGGCTGCGAGGTGATCGAGATCTACGGCGCCGACCCCGCCGCGCTGCGCGACGAGCTTGCGCCGTTTGCCGTGCGCATGGAAATCAGCGGCGAGACGCTCTTTTGCTACGTGCGCGATCCGCAGCCGGTGCATGCGCGCCTCGACGGCCGCGCCGGCCTGCGCTACCTGCATCGCCCGGCCAATCTCGAAGACGTGTTCCTGCGCCTGACCGGCCGCGAGATGCAGGACTGA
- a CDS encoding sulfate ABC transporter substrate-binding protein, translated as MAESTTGNTGKAGKARRWVAMLALSALSTVAGVLALAASAPAHADTTLLNVSYDPTRELYQDINQAFGKAWKAKTGDTVTFKQSHGGSGAQARSVLDGLQADVVTLALAYDIDALANKGLIDKNWQTRLPDNASPYTSTIVFLVRKGNPKHIKDWDDLVKPGVSIVTPNPKTSGGARWNYLAAWAYAVHQPGGNDQTAKAFITKLYKNAGVLDSGARGATTSFVQRGIGDVLIAWENEAFLSQKEFGADKFEIVVPSVSILAEPPVAVVDKVVDKHGTRKLAEAYLNFLYSDEGQEIAAKNFYRPRSSKVPAALTDKFPKLKLYTVDDTFGGWTNAQKTHFADGGVFDSIYQPQ; from the coding sequence ATGGCCGAAAGTACGACGGGGAATACGGGGAAGGCGGGCAAGGCTCGCCGGTGGGTTGCGATGCTGGCTTTGAGCGCGCTGTCGACGGTGGCCGGCGTGTTGGCGCTGGCCGCGAGCGCGCCAGCGCATGCCGATACGACGCTGTTGAACGTCTCCTACGACCCGACGCGGGAGCTGTACCAAGACATCAACCAGGCATTCGGCAAGGCGTGGAAAGCGAAGACCGGCGACACGGTGACCTTCAAGCAGTCGCACGGCGGCTCGGGCGCGCAGGCGCGCTCGGTGCTCGACGGCTTGCAGGCCGACGTCGTGACGCTCGCGCTCGCCTACGACATCGACGCGCTCGCGAACAAGGGGCTCATCGACAAGAACTGGCAGACGCGTTTGCCCGACAACGCGTCGCCGTACACGTCGACGATCGTGTTCCTCGTGCGCAAGGGCAATCCGAAGCACATCAAGGATTGGGACGACCTCGTGAAGCCCGGCGTGTCGATCGTCACGCCGAATCCGAAGACCTCGGGCGGCGCGCGCTGGAACTACCTCGCGGCCTGGGCGTACGCGGTGCACCAGCCGGGCGGCAACGATCAGACGGCGAAGGCGTTCATCACCAAGCTCTACAAGAACGCCGGCGTGCTCGACTCGGGTGCGCGCGGCGCGACGACGAGCTTCGTGCAGCGCGGCATCGGCGACGTGCTGATTGCCTGGGAAAACGAGGCGTTCCTGTCGCAGAAGGAGTTCGGCGCGGACAAGTTCGAGATCGTCGTGCCGTCGGTGAGCATCCTCGCCGAGCCGCCGGTGGCGGTGGTCGACAAGGTCGTCGACAAGCACGGCACCCGCAAGCTCGCCGAGGCGTATCTGAACTTCCTCTATAGCGACGAAGGGCAGGAGATTGCCGCGAAGAATTTTTATCGTCCGCGTTCGAGCAAGGTGCCGGCCGCGCTGACGGACAAGTTTCCGAAGCTGAAGCTGTACACGGTCGACGACACGTTCGGCGGCTGGACCAACGCGCAGAAGACGCATTTCGCCGACGGCGGCGTGTTCGATTCGATCTATCAGCCGCAGTAA
- the lexA gene encoding transcriptional repressor LexA, with protein MTKLTARQQQVYDLIRQTIERSGFPPTRAEIAAELGFSSANSAEEHLRALARKGVIELAAGASRGIRLLMGVDDAPHQFTLPHAGLMQLSLPLVGRVAAGSPILAQEHISQHYACDPALFSSKPDYLLKVRGLSMRDAGILDGDLLAVQKRSEAKDGQIIVARLGDDVTVKRLKRRKDGIELIAENPDYDNIFVQAGSAEFALEGIAVGLIRPTEF; from the coding sequence ATGACCAAACTCACCGCAAGGCAGCAGCAGGTTTACGACTTGATCCGCCAGACGATCGAAAGAAGCGGCTTTCCGCCCACGCGGGCCGAGATCGCCGCAGAACTCGGCTTCAGCTCGGCCAATTCGGCCGAAGAGCACCTGCGGGCGCTCGCGCGCAAAGGGGTGATCGAACTCGCCGCCGGCGCCTCGCGCGGCATCCGCTTGCTGATGGGCGTGGACGACGCGCCACATCAATTCACGCTGCCGCACGCGGGCCTAATGCAGCTTTCGCTGCCGCTCGTCGGGCGCGTCGCGGCGGGCAGTCCGATCCTCGCGCAAGAACATATCTCGCAGCACTACGCGTGCGATCCGGCGCTCTTCTCGAGCAAGCCCGATTACCTGTTGAAAGTGCGCGGGCTGTCGATGCGCGACGCCGGCATCCTCGATGGCGATCTGCTCGCGGTGCAAAAGCGCAGCGAAGCGAAAGACGGCCAGATCATCGTCGCGCGGCTCGGCGACGACGTTACCGTCAAGCGCCTCAAGCGCCGCAAGGACGGCATCGAACTGATCGCCGAGAACCCCGATTACGACAACATCTTTGTTCAGGCCGGGAGCGCGGAATTCGCACTCGAAGGTATTGCGGTGGGGCTGATTCGCCCGACCGAATTCTGA
- a CDS encoding ABC transporter permease, protein MDARRYDTPNTPDTSPTTASRWRSALPANATHWIAVWRRNYLVWKKLALASMIGNLADPMIYLFGLGLGLGLMVGRVEGVSYIAFLAAGTVASSVMMSASFESMYSGFSRMHVQRTWEAIMHTPLTLGDIVLGEIVWGASKAVLSGVAIMLVASLLGYASFPSMLLALPAIVLAGLAFASLAMIVTALAPSYDFFMFYQTLVLTPMLLLSGVFFPITQLPELAQRAAQALPLFNAVELIRPAMLGRPMQDAALHIYVLAGYALVSFFICAALFRRRMMR, encoded by the coding sequence ATGGACGCTCGCCGCTACGACACGCCCAACACCCCCGACACCTCGCCGACCACCGCCTCGCGCTGGCGCAGCGCGTTGCCCGCGAACGCGACGCATTGGATCGCGGTGTGGCGCCGCAACTATCTGGTGTGGAAGAAGCTCGCGCTGGCGTCGATGATCGGCAATCTCGCCGACCCGATGATCTACTTGTTCGGTCTCGGCCTGGGGCTCGGGCTCATGGTGGGACGCGTCGAGGGTGTCTCGTACATTGCGTTTCTCGCAGCGGGGACGGTGGCCTCGAGCGTGATGATGTCGGCGAGCTTCGAGTCGATGTATTCGGGCTTCTCGCGGATGCACGTGCAGCGCACATGGGAGGCGATCATGCACACGCCGCTCACGCTCGGCGATATCGTGCTCGGCGAGATCGTCTGGGGCGCGAGCAAGGCGGTGCTGTCAGGGGTTGCGATCATGCTCGTGGCGAGCCTGCTCGGCTATGCGAGCTTTCCGTCGATGCTGCTCGCGCTGCCGGCCATCGTGCTCGCGGGCCTGGCCTTCGCGAGCCTGGCGATGATCGTGACGGCCCTCGCTCCGTCGTACGACTTCTTCATGTTCTACCAGACGCTCGTGCTCACGCCGATGCTGCTGCTCTCCGGCGTGTTCTTTCCGATCACGCAGTTGCCGGAACTCGCGCAGCGCGCGGCGCAAGCGTTGCCGCTCTTCAACGCGGTGGAGTTGATTCGCCCCGCGATGCTCGGCCGGCCGATGCAGGATGCGGCGCTGCACATCTACGTGCTGGCCGGCTACGCGCTGGTGTCGTTCTTCATCTGCGCGGCGCTGTTCAGGCGCCGCATGATGCGCTGA
- a CDS encoding DHA2 family efflux MFS transporter permease subunit gives MSGSAPPATAPANEASLIVILVAAAFFMENLDGTIIATALPQMARSFGVHPVDLSIGITSYLLTLAVFIPVSGWAADRFGVRTVFTTAIAVFTAASMVCGMTQGLAEFTAARVVQGIGGAMMVPVGRLAVLRATRKEDLMRAIAIITWPGLVAPVIGPPLGGFITTYSSWRWIFYLNLPLGLIGIALAWRFIDNAREDAKRPFDTLGFVLCGFACTTLLYATELIGRSDAPWREALAFLAVGGVSGAVALVHLRRARNPVVDLSAFRVHTFAVSMTGGSIFRISISVVPFLLPLMFQVGFGMNAFHSGLLTLAVFAGNLSMKLVTTPVMKRFGFRSVLLANGAFAAATLAAMSLLTPSTPDFWIVAVLFVSGLSRSLQFTAINTLSFADVPKPQMSGASTLASTLNQMTMGMGVAFGAIALRAATWLHGHSAQPSTPADFALAFLFVAALGFVGIFDVFGLDRDAGAHVSGHVSTRRAAPSVLTAPSGGSERSERRGDSS, from the coding sequence ATGTCCGGTTCCGCACCGCCAGCCACTGCGCCCGCGAACGAAGCGTCGCTGATCGTCATACTCGTCGCGGCCGCGTTCTTCATGGAAAACCTCGACGGCACCATCATCGCCACCGCGCTCCCGCAGATGGCCCGCTCGTTTGGCGTGCATCCGGTCGACTTGAGCATCGGCATCACGTCGTACCTGCTCACGCTGGCGGTCTTCATCCCAGTGAGCGGCTGGGCCGCCGACCGCTTCGGCGTGCGCACCGTGTTCACGACTGCGATTGCGGTGTTCACGGCGGCATCGATGGTCTGCGGCATGACGCAGGGGCTCGCCGAATTTACGGCGGCACGCGTCGTGCAGGGCATCGGCGGCGCGATGATGGTCCCGGTCGGCCGGCTCGCGGTGCTGCGGGCGACGCGCAAGGAAGACCTGATGCGCGCGATAGCGATCATCACCTGGCCCGGGCTCGTCGCGCCCGTGATCGGCCCGCCGCTCGGCGGCTTCATCACGACCTATTCGTCGTGGCGCTGGATCTTCTACTTGAACCTGCCGCTCGGCCTGATCGGCATCGCGCTCGCGTGGCGCTTCATCGACAACGCGCGCGAAGACGCGAAGCGCCCGTTCGACACACTCGGCTTCGTGCTGTGCGGATTCGCGTGCACGACGCTCCTGTACGCGACCGAACTGATCGGCAGGAGCGACGCGCCGTGGCGCGAAGCGCTCGCCTTCCTCGCCGTGGGCGGCGTATCGGGCGCCGTGGCGCTCGTGCATTTGCGGCGCGCGCGCAATCCCGTCGTCGATTTGTCGGCGTTCCGCGTACACACCTTCGCCGTTTCGATGACAGGCGGATCGATCTTTCGCATCTCGATCAGCGTCGTGCCGTTCCTGCTGCCCCTGATGTTCCAGGTCGGGTTCGGCATGAACGCGTTCCATTCCGGGCTGCTGACGCTCGCGGTGTTCGCGGGCAACCTGTCGATGAAACTCGTCACGACGCCCGTCATGAAGCGCTTCGGCTTTCGCTCAGTGCTGCTCGCGAACGGCGCGTTCGCCGCGGCGACGCTCGCGGCAATGAGTCTGCTCACGCCCTCGACGCCTGATTTCTGGATCGTCGCCGTGTTGTTCGTCAGCGGCCTGTCGCGCTCGCTGCAGTTCACCGCAATCAACACGCTGAGCTTCGCCGACGTGCCCAAGCCGCAAATGAGCGGCGCCTCGACGCTCGCGAGCACGCTGAACCAGATGACGATGGGCATGGGGGTCGCGTTCGGTGCGATCGCGCTGCGCGCCGCAACCTGGCTGCACGGGCATTCGGCGCAACCGAGCACGCCGGCTGATTTTGCGCTCGCGTTCCTGTTCGTTGCGGCGCTCGGGTTCGTGGGAATCTTCGACGTGTTCGGGCTCGATCGCGACGCGGGTGCTCATGTGAGTGGGCACGTCAGTACGCGCCGGGCCGCCCCAAGCGTACTGACCGCCCCCTCGGGGGGCAGTGAACGTAGTGAGCGTAGGGGCGACTCATCATAG
- a CDS encoding galactose oxidase early set domain-containing protein, with protein MFRITKLFAAIIGASLFGTPVAYSQQTNGAAGNSANNACLSAAAEAHLMQRETALLGPDHAAAHAQARAHQCRVAQGLEQPVTPDPQLLAIASTTPSSSIGSWSAPIAIPVAGIASVLLNNGKVLFWSYDPTQYLNPTSSNTGVAYVWDPVAKTGHSVAAPYNLWCGGQTILADGRVYSAGGNLRYPDPSAPTGQQGWEGALSDYTFNPNDETWTKQPDMSVGRWYPTVTQLADNTVVIASGFDQSGSQAITQVVELFTPSTLINGVGSMSEISIHDSTGLYPYQYLMPSGQMAQIGPDLSNTFLLTPGTWSWSGFPNMLNYHYGLANGVIVADASGATLKQIIMIAGGASLTSAITDNEWLDSTNPPTGWKRYPQWLQARHNANTVILPDGTLFTVGGSPDTSNYGTNPTTGTLPYPIFESELYNKPGYDPTGQWVTMAPNTLRAAYHSTAILLPDATVLLSEDDEDYPSGAQHYVQIYTPPYLLKGGARPSINSAPSKVTVGQTFPITTTSSTKIASVTLVAPGATTHGNDMHQRFIKLSSSHGNSNKINVSIPSSRTLVPPGYYMIFVIDSNGVPSAARFVQIS; from the coding sequence ATGTTTCGTATAACGAAATTGTTCGCAGCGATCATTGGCGCATCTCTGTTCGGTACTCCCGTTGCGTATTCGCAGCAAACGAATGGGGCGGCCGGAAATTCCGCTAACAATGCCTGCTTGAGCGCGGCAGCGGAAGCGCACTTGATGCAGCGCGAAACCGCTTTGCTTGGGCCGGATCATGCTGCCGCCCATGCGCAAGCGCGCGCGCACCAATGTAGAGTGGCACAGGGCCTGGAGCAGCCCGTTACGCCGGATCCGCAACTGCTTGCAATCGCCAGCACTACGCCGAGCAGTTCAATCGGGTCATGGAGTGCACCTATTGCCATCCCCGTGGCCGGCATTGCCTCGGTACTGCTAAACAATGGAAAGGTCCTGTTTTGGTCGTATGATCCCACGCAGTACTTGAACCCGACCTCGTCGAATACCGGCGTCGCCTATGTTTGGGATCCGGTCGCCAAGACGGGCCACTCTGTTGCAGCCCCGTATAACCTGTGGTGCGGCGGACAAACGATATTGGCAGATGGCCGAGTCTATTCCGCGGGTGGCAATTTGCGCTACCCAGACCCGAGTGCACCAACCGGCCAACAGGGCTGGGAAGGGGCACTTAGCGACTATACGTTCAATCCTAACGATGAGACCTGGACCAAGCAGCCGGACATGTCGGTCGGCCGATGGTACCCGACTGTCACCCAGTTGGCGGACAACACAGTTGTGATCGCCAGCGGTTTTGATCAAAGTGGATCGCAGGCAATCACTCAAGTTGTCGAGTTGTTCACGCCGTCGACGCTCATCAATGGCGTGGGCAGCATGTCGGAGATTTCAATTCATGATTCGACGGGTTTATATCCCTATCAATACTTGATGCCATCCGGTCAGATGGCGCAGATTGGTCCGGATCTCAGCAATACCTTTCTGCTTACTCCAGGCACGTGGTCATGGAGCGGCTTCCCTAACATGCTTAACTACCACTACGGCCTCGCCAACGGCGTTATCGTCGCCGACGCCTCGGGGGCTACGTTGAAGCAGATAATCATGATCGCCGGCGGCGCAAGTCTTACGTCGGCAATCACCGATAACGAGTGGCTCGATAGCACCAATCCGCCTACAGGCTGGAAACGATATCCGCAATGGCTGCAAGCAAGGCATAACGCCAATACCGTTATTTTGCCGGACGGCACGCTATTCACAGTCGGCGGAAGTCCTGACACTTCGAACTATGGCACCAATCCGACTACTGGCACGCTTCCCTATCCCATCTTCGAAAGCGAGCTTTATAACAAGCCTGGCTATGATCCCACGGGCCAATGGGTGACGATGGCTCCCAATACATTGCGCGCCGCTTACCACTCCACTGCCATTCTGCTTCCTGACGCTACCGTCTTGTTATCGGAAGACGACGAGGATTATCCGAGCGGCGCTCAACACTACGTGCAGATCTATACTCCACCGTACTTGCTCAAGGGAGGCGCTCGGCCGAGCATCAACAGCGCGCCCAGTAAGGTAACGGTGGGGCAGACGTTTCCCATCACGACGACATCTTCGACCAAGATTGCCAGCGTTACGCTAGTTGCTCCAGGTGCCACGACTCATGGCAATGACATGCACCAGCGTTTCATCAAACTGAGTTCATCTCATGGGAATAGCAACAAAATAAATGTGAGCATCCCATCGTCGAGGACATTGGTGCCACCGGGCTACTACATGATTTTTGTTATCGACTCCAACGGGGTCCCGTCCGCCGCGCGATTTGTTCAAATATCTTGA
- a CDS encoding DUF2939 domain-containing protein: MSDPVRSTPRSPVALAIKVAIAFAVIAVLSYAYASPYIALDRLKRAADARDAQTLNQYVDYPALRQSLKDQVTQLLTRRIDEQKLHNPFAAIGAMIGMALVGPLVDAYATPDGVAAILDGMPPRGTPGEHPPEPGEPSENMASNEAPSQPGQPASAPATSSSQPASAPVPPKTTAGYRGVNEFAVTYQRSAGNAQYSAILHRDGLFSWKLVAVELNG; encoded by the coding sequence ATGTCCGATCCCGTTCGCTCAACGCCACGCAGTCCGGTCGCGCTTGCGATCAAGGTCGCTATCGCATTCGCTGTGATCGCGGTATTGAGCTATGCCTACGCGTCGCCATACATTGCGCTCGATCGCCTGAAGCGCGCAGCCGACGCGCGCGACGCACAAACGCTCAATCAGTACGTCGACTATCCGGCTTTGCGCCAGAGCCTCAAGGATCAAGTCACGCAATTGCTGACGCGGCGTATCGATGAGCAAAAGCTCCACAATCCGTTCGCGGCCATTGGGGCGATGATCGGAATGGCTTTGGTCGGGCCGCTCGTCGACGCCTATGCCACACCCGACGGCGTGGCCGCGATCCTCGACGGCATGCCGCCGCGCGGTACGCCCGGCGAGCATCCGCCCGAACCGGGGGAGCCCTCGGAAAACATGGCTTCGAACGAGGCCCCGTCGCAACCCGGGCAACCCGCATCGGCGCCGGCCACGTCCTCGAGCCAGCCGGCATCGGCCCCGGTGCCGCCGAAAACCACAGCGGGCTATCGGGGCGTCAACGAGTTCGCTGTCACCTACCAGCGCAGTGCAGGCAACGCGCAGTATTCGGCGATTCTGCATCGCGATGGGTTGTTTTCGTGGAAGCTGGTGGCCGTCGAGCTAAACGGTTAG